The Pochonia chlamydosporia 170 chromosome 1, whole genome shotgun sequence genome window below encodes:
- a CDS encoding hexokinase (similar to Aspergillus terreus NIH2624 XP_001215959.1) — MADALPTGSKADIPQDLLNEVKRLEDLFTVDTQLLKKITDHFISELAKGLSVEGGSIPMNPTWVMSFPDGNETGTFLALDMGGTNLRVCQITLTDQKSEFDILQSKYRMPEELKTGNSDELWEYIADCLQQFVETHHGDCAGIDTLPLGFTFSYPATQNYIDEGILQRWTKGFDIAGVEGENVVPMLNNALEKKGVPIRLTALINDTTGTMIASAYTDPKMKIGCIFGTGCNAAYMEDVGSIPKLAHMKLPPETPMAINCEWGAFDNEHKVLPRTEFDKIIDRDSPRPGQQAFEKMIAGLYLGEIFRLVLVDLHDNRDVHVFEGQDISLLRKAYSLDSSFLSAVEEDPFENLQETADLFNAKLGIVCTRPELELIRRLAELIGTRAARLSACGVSAICKKKDFKTCHVGADGSVFNKYPHFKARGAQALREILDWPEKTDPKEEDPIEILAAEDGSGVGAALIAALTLKRVKAGNVAGVLHPEHFK, encoded by the exons ATGGCTGACGCACTTCCTACAGGCTCCAAGGCGGATATTCCCCAGGATCTGCTCAATGAGGTCAAGAGGCTGGAGGACCTCTTCACTGTTGACACGCAGCTGCTCAAGAAGATTACCGACCATTTCATCTCCGAGTTGGCCAAAG GTCTGAGTGTCGAGGGTGGCAGCATT CCTATGAACCCAACCTGGGTCATGTCATTTCCCGATGGTAACGAAACTGGTACattccttgcccttgacatGGGCGGCACCAACCTCCGCGTGTGCCAAATCACCCTGACCGACCAGAAGTCCGAATTCGACATTCTTCAATCCAAGTACCGTATGCCAGAAGAACTCAAGACTGGCAACTCGGATGAGCTCTGGGAATACATTGCGGACTGCCTGCAGCAGTTCGTGGAGACTCACCACGGCGATTGCGCTGGCATTGATACCCTTCCTCTCGGTTTCACTTTTTCGTATCCCGCTACGCAGAACTACATTGACGAGGGCATTCTCCAGAGATGGACCAAGGGATTTGATATTGCCGGAGTAGAGGGAGAGAATGTCGTTCCCATGTTGAATAATGCCCTCGAAAAGAAG GGTGTACCAATCAGACTAACTGCCCTGATCAATGATACGACCGGAACCATGATTGCCTCCGCGTACACCGACCCTAAGATGAAGATTGGATGCATTTTTGGCACGGGCTGTAATGCTGCTTACATGGAGGACGTCGGCTCCATCCCTAAGCTTGCTCACATGAAGCTGCCCCCTGAGACTCCGATGGCTATCAACTGCGAGTGGGGTGCCTTCGACAACGAGCACAAGGTGCTCCCCAGAACTGAGTTTGATAAGATCATTGACCGTGACTCTCCTCGGCCCGGGCAGCAGGCGTTTGAGAAGATGATTGCCGGTCTGTACCTGGGCGAAATCTTCCGACTGGTGCTGGTCGACTTGCACGACAATCGTGACGTGCACGTCTTCGAGGGTCAGGATATCTCTCTGCTCCGCAAGGCCTACTCTTTGGATTCCTCCTTCCTTTCTGCCGTTGAAGA GGATCCCTTTGAGAACTTGCAAGAGACTGCCGATTTGTTCAACGCCAAGCTCGGCATTGTCTGCACACGACCCGAGTTGGAGCTTATTCGACGACTTGCCGAGCTTATTGGCACCCGTGCTGCGCGCCTCTCCGCCTGTGGTGTTTCTGCTATctgcaagaagaaggattTCAAGACGTGCCATGTTGGTGCTGACGGATCCGTCTTCAACAAGTACCCTCACTTCAAGGCCCGCGGTGCCCAAGCTCTTCGCGAAATTCTTGACTGGCCAGAGAAGACGGACcccaaggaggaggatcCCATTGAGATTCTTGCTGCCGAAGACGGCAGTGGTGTAGGTGCAGCTCTGATTGCCGCGCTGACCCTGAAGAGAGTCAAGGCCGGCAACGTTGCTGGTGTTCTGCACCCCGAGCACTTTAAGTAA
- a CDS encoding arginine n-methyltransferase (similar to Colletotrichum gloeosporioides Nara gc5 XP_007275676.1), translated as MSSSIDDSMPTRISSDCPQDTRDILYHAWGHDLSGLKTLLDVRGKASAQDPKTGETPLHAAIRACGPAGPNSNNSEDGEDGCVEEARAVLQELFFSGAIWNDVDSNNETPGCVAYRLGRKALYEMCVDAGVRAELLFSLMDGYEELSSGSDAEDNEDEADNPSKGEEASADQNGDAMDTTDDQAQPDQDTQRFIAPDAAEKTVTSEEYLSSKLTYDASKLLDADLNGVMMSWETDIMRRSVKALLPDPENQAGKRILNIGFGMGIIDSMFAQTDPSRHHIIEAHPSVLEHLAQPDSKFGQAWEKSGPEDGAFKVWAGKWQDIVPKLLEQGEVYDAIYFDTFGEDYSQLKMFFMEYIPGLMDQEGRFSFFNGLGADRQVCYDVYTKVVEMHGADAGLDVEWEVSDVDMKGLKEDGKGEWEGVRRRYWTLDKYRLPVCTFMG; from the exons ATGTCCTCTTCCATCGACGACTCCATGCCCACGAGGATATCCTCCGACTGCCCCCAAGACACTCGCGACATCTTATACCACGCCTGGGGCCACGACCTCTCCGGCCTCAAGACCCTCCTCGACGTCCGCGGCAAAGCCAGTGCGCAGGACCCCAAAACTGGTGAAACTCCGCTCCACGCAGCCATTCGCGCCTGTGGTCCTGCAGgtccaaactccaacaatTCCGAAGATGGTGAAGACGGCTGCGTCGAGGAAGCAAGAGCAGTACTGCAAGAGCTTTTCTTCTCGGGAGCCATCTGGAACGATGTCGATAGCAACAATGAGACCCCTGGCTGCGTCGCATACCGATTAGGTCGCAAGGCTTTATACGAGATGTGTGTAGACGCAGGCGTCCGCGCAGAGCTTCTCTTCTCCCTGATGGATGGCTACGAAGAGCTTTCCTCAGGATCAGACGCCGaagacaatgaagatgaagcagaTAACCCTAGCAAAGGTGAAGAAGCATCAGCCGACCAAAACGGAGACGCCATGGACACCACAGACGACCAAgcccaaccagaccaagacaCACAACGCTTCATCGCCCCCGACGCAGCGGAAAAGACCGTCACAAGCGAAGAATACCTCTCGTCAAAACTAACATACGACGCCTCCAAACTCCTCGACGCCGACCTAAACGGCGTCATGATGTCCTGGGAAACCGACATCATGCGCCGCTCCGTCAAAGCCCTCCTCCCCGACCCCGAAAACCAAGCAGGCAAGcgcatcctcaacatcgGATTCGGAATGGGCATCATAGACAGCATGTTCGCCCAGACAGACCCATCACGACACCACATCATCGAAGCACACCCCTCCGTGCTAGAACACCTCGCCCAGCCAGACTCCAAGTTCGGCCAGGCATGGGAGAAGAGCGGCCCCGAGGACGGCGCATTCAAAGTCTGGGCGGGGAAGTGGCAGGATATAGTGCCCAAGTTGCTGGAGCAGGGGGAGGTCTACGACGCGATTTACTTTGACACATTTGGCGAGGACTACTCGCAGCTCAAGATGTTTTTTATGGAGTATATACCCGGGCTAATGGATCAGGAAGGGAGATTTAGCTTTTTTAATGGATTGGGCGCAGATAGACAGGTCTGCTATGATGTTTATACAAAGGTTGTTGAGATGCATGGCGCGGATGCTGGTTTGGATGTGGAGTGGGAGGTGAGTGATGTTGATATGAAGGGACTGAAGGAGGATGGGAAGGGCGAGTGGGAGGGTGTACGGAGACGGTACTGGACGCTGGATA AGTACAGGTTGCCTGTGTGTACATTCATGGGATAG
- a CDS encoding vacuolar transporter chaperone 4 (similar to Aspergillus terreus NIH2624 XP_001218496.1), producing MLIVKDFKAIDNPWKVSTKSKFKAKPGVFVMKFGEQLRSSVIREYQWYYIDYNGLKAELKNATGPAKTGDAEGNEWTEEDEIRFVGKLEAELEKVHTKQQVKAMEISRRIAVSDHEVKDVVNRLNERDLGEGGPSEEEFLLLEEDLSDIIADVHDLAKFVQLNYTGFYKIIKKHDKMTGWHLRPVFDTRLKAKPFYKENYDASVIKLSKLYNLVRTRGNPVKGDSAAGGGQANFVRQTTKYWVHPDNVTELKLIILKHLPVLVFNASKEFDQQDSAITSIYYDNPEKWDLYEGRLKKTEGAEAIRLRWYGGMQTETIFVERKTHREDWTGEKSVKARFSLKEKNVNAYMRGELLPAAIFEKARKEGKKSEKAIAEDERLAAEIQYSVLKHGYKPVCRSFYNRTAFQLPADARVRISLDTELTMVREDNLDGRRRSGDNWRRMDIGVDWPFSQLPPEDVVRFPYAVLEVKLQTQMGQEPPEWVRQLIASHLVEAVPKFSKFIHGTACLFPDRINLLPFWMPQMDVDIRKPASHDFGIRRPGLSGTTNTSDDDEEDLDSDDEEMRLAARPATSNGQSSSRSLPGPSDAEGQTVDQIGANDDYPIYDSDDEYDPNYELEEARRVGGYHYYTTLLATKGRAVRDGTLNILNARLQALFGSNDIQQKKFKAPPGKKIYVPVRVEPKVFFAAERTFLGWLEYSIYIGTIAVTLLNFGDHPTRTSFFVAGVFTLLAILSLCYSVGIYLYRSKSIRNRKAARYYDKWGPSVLCVSLFVAVALNFGFEGRERKVW from the exons ATGCTGATTGTCAAAGACTTCAAGGCAATCGACAACCCGTGGAAAGTATCGACCAAGAGCAAGTTCAAAGCCAAGCCCGGCGTCTTCGTCATGAAGTTCGGCGAGCAGCTCCGGTCGAGCGTCATCCGGGAGTACCAGTGGTATTACATCGATTACAATGGTCTGAAGGCCGAGCTCAAGAATGCCACTGGCCCGGCAAAGACTGGCGATGCCGAAGGAAACGAATGGAccgaggaggatgagatTCGATTTGTTGGGAAGCTCGAGGCagagctggagaaggtcCATACCAAGCAGCaggtcaaggccatggaaaTTTCTCGACGAATTGCCGTCAGTGACCACGAGGTGAAGGATGTCGTCAATCGACTGAATGAACGTGATCTTGGCGAAGGCGGTCCTAGTGAGGAAGAATTTctgctgttggaggaggacTTGAGTGATATCATTGCCGACGTCCACGAcctggccaagtttgtcCAGCTCAACTATACAGGCTTCTACAAGATCATCAAGAAGCACGAT AAAATGACGGGGTGGCATCTTCGACCGGTTTTCGACACCCGACTCAAGGCGAAGCCGTTTTACAAGGAGAATTACGACGCCTCCGTcatcaagttgtcaaaaTTGTACAACCTGGTTCGAACCCGCGGCAATCCCGTCAAGGGTGATAGCGCTGCTGGAGGTGGGCAGGCAAACTTTGTTCGCCAGACAACAAAGTATTGGGTTCACCCTGACAACGTCACCGAGCTGAAGCTCATTATCCTCAAACATTTGCCAGTGCTAGTTTTCAACGCCAGCAAGGAATTCGATCAGCAAGATTCGGCCATTACGTCCATCTACTATGACAACCCGGAGAAGTGGGACCTTTATGAAGGCCGATTGAAGAAGACTGAGGGAGCCGAAGCCATTCGACTGAGATGGTATGGAGGAATGCAAACTGAGACTATTTTTGTCGAACGAAAAACCCATAGAGAAGATTGGACCGGGGAGAAGTCTGTCAAGGCTCGTTTCTccctcaaggagaagaacGTGAATGCATACATGCGTGGTGAGCTATTGCCTGCCGCCATTTTTGAGAAGGCGCGCAAAGAGGGCAAGAAGTCAGAGAAGGCTATTGCAGAAGATGAACGATTGGCCGCCGAAATCCAGTATTCTGTCTTGAAGCATGGCTACAAGCCTGTGTGCCGATCGTTTTATAACCGAACCGCCTTTCAGCTTCCGGCAGACGCACGTGTCCGAATTTCTCTGGACACTGAGCTTACAATGGTCCGCGAGGATAATCTtgatggacgacgacggagTGGCGATAATTGGAGACGAATGGATATTGGAGTCGATTGGCCCTTCTCGCAGCTACCGCCTGAGGATGTAGTTCGATTTCCTTACGCCGTTCTCGAGGTGAAGCTCCAGACGCAAATGGGACAAGAGCCCCCGGAGTGGGTGCGACAACTTATCGCCTCACATCTGGTAGAGGCAGTGCCTAAGTTTTCCAAATTCATCCACGGAACGGCTTGTTTATTCCCTGATCGCATCAATCTTTTGCCCTTCTGGATGCCACAGATGGATGTTGACATCCGCAAGCCTGCCTCGCATGATTTTGGTATCCGTAGACCTGGTCTGTCAGGCACGACCAACACAtcagacgatgacgaggaggaccTGGACTCTGACGATGAAGAAATGCGGCTGGCCGCCCGTCCTGCTACCTCGAACGGACAGTCCAGCTCGCGGTCTCTTCCCGGTCCGAGCGACGCGGAGGGCCAGACAGTGGACCAAATCGGTGCCAATGACGATTACCCAATCTATGACTCCGATGATGAATACGATCCCAACTATGAGCTGGAAGAGGCGAGACGTGTCGGAGGATATCACTACTATACGACCTTGCTCGCCACCAAGGGCCGAGCGGTGCGGGACGGGACTCTCAACATTCTCAA CGCTAGGCTCCAAGCGCTCTTTGGATCCAACGATATTCAACAGAAAAAGTTCAAAGCACCCCCGGGCAAGAAGATCTACGTTCCCGTCCGTGTGGAACCCAAGgtcttctttgccgccgaGAGAACATTCCTTGGCTGG CTCGAATACTCCATCTACATTGGTACCATTGCTGTCACCCTCCTCAATTTTGGCGACCACCCAACTCGtacttctttctttgttgcGGGCGTATTTACGCTCCTGGCAATTCTCAGTCTGTGCTACTCTGTGGGTATTTACCTGTACAGAAGCAAATCGATTCGAAACCGCAAGGCAGCTAGGTACTATGATAAATGGGGACCAAGTGTGCTTTGTGTATCGTTGTTTGTAGCTGTAGCGTTGAATTTCGGCTTTGAGGGTAGGGAGAGGAAAGTTTGGTGA
- a CDS encoding DNA replication licensing factor mcm4 (similar to Aspergillus terreus NIH2624 XP_001218495.1): MSSPSQRRQRSSQSGTPRRSTRQSEANTPRNPPSQLASSPIFFQSSSPAPGAGQDNAANGEVSSPLRQMTDTQSTHGIGAMPSSPLRQMSESQTPGADPQRTPRASGTLAGESSPIRYEPSSSPGRSLGGHRSELRSESSGLFVGSERGGSAAYRRGDINSDALRTPRAPRRIILDDTGRVVQEGQTPGSDAASFTNRDPNTSEADVLGGQGQSLIWGTTVSIDDTFAAFKDFLRNFTQKYRMYRDNFSDAEVAAAPESESKPYWEALENMLLLGTTRLYLDISDLNLYPPTRKLWHQIQAYPQEIVPVMDQSVHDLMVELARAESLRSRPSQSSAGQNTQNSTQSSEPVFPSSDRPDEPATPRPPQDQPSLEDQVSANLYVVRPFGLDRTINLRDLNPSDMDRLISIKGLVIRTTPVIPDMKDAFFRCNVCNHSVNVGLDRGKIREPTECPRQICKSKNSMQIVHNRCSFEDKQVIKLQETPDAVPAGQTPHSVSVCVYNELVDFCKAGDRVQLTGIFRVSPVRVNPRQRAIKSVYKTYVDVLHVQKVDKKRMGADPTTLGIEGEEDADNGSNELEQTRVITPEEEAKIRETAARDDIYDLLARSLAPSLYEMDDVKKGILLQLFGGTNKTFQKGGSPKYRGDINVLLCGDPSTAKSQMLSYVHKIAPRGVYTSGKGSSAVGLTAYVTRDPETKQLVLESGALVLSDGGVCCIDEFDKMSDATRSVLHEVMEQQTVSVAKAGIITTLNARTSILASANPIGSRYNPDLSVPQNIDLPPTLLSRFDLVYLILDRVDEKMDKRLAKHLLSLYIEDKPHSAPSNNDILPVEFLTLYISYARSQIQPTISREAGEELVKAYVAMRALGQDVRAAEKRITATTRQLESMIRLSEAHAKMRLSHTVTKEDVREANRLIQSALKTAATDSQGRIDMSLLTEGTSAADRKRRGELREAVLKLLDDMTAGGNSVRWSDVSKRLADGASIPVETAEFNEVMRALETENLIMVNGEGARRSVRRVTAVV; this comes from the exons ATGTCGTCTCCGTCACAACGTCGGCAGCGCAGCTCCCAGTCTGGTACCCCCCGTCGGTCTACTCGCCAGTCTGAAGCGAATACCCCCCGCAATCCACCGTCACAGCTTGCCTCGAGCCCAATCTTCTTTCAGTCTTCATCGCCAGCTCCTGGCGCTGGTCAAGATAATGCTGCAAATGGAGAGGTGTCGTCGCCCTTGAGGCAGATGACTGACACTCAGAGCACACATGGAATTGGTGCCATGCCCAGTTCGCCGCTGCGGCAGATGTCAGAGTCACAGACACCTGGAGCTGATCCCCAGAGAACACCTAGAGCGAGCGGTACTCTTGCAGGAG AGTCCTCACCAATCCGATACGAACCGAGTTCAAGTCCTGGTCGATCACTTGGTGGTCATCGGTCGGAGTTGCGCAGCGAAAGCAGTGGCCTATTTGTAGGCTCAGAGCGAGGCGGCTCTGCAGCTTACAGACGTGGAGATATTAACTCGGATGCATTACGGACGCCTCGTGCCCCCCGGCGTATCATTCTCGATGATACTGGTCGCGTTGTTCAAGAAGGCCAGACTCCAGGTTCGGATGCTGCATCTTTCACCAACCGAGATCCAAATACATCTGAGGCAGATGTTTTGGGCGGCCAGGGCCAGAGTCTGATTTGGGGTACCACTGTATCCATTGATGACACCTTTGCCGCATTTAAAGACTTCCTCCGCAACTTCACTCAGAAGTACAGAATGTACCGAGATAACTTTTCAGATGCCGAAGTTGCGGCCGCACCCGAGTCCGAGTCCAAACCGTACTGGGAGGCGTTGGAGAATATGCTACTTCTCGGAACCACAAGACTCTACCTGGACATATCCGACCTGAATCTGTACCCTCCTACACGCAAATTGTGGCACCAGATCCAGGCGTACCCTCAGGAAATCGTGCCTGTCATGGATCAATCTGTTCATGACTTAATGGTTGAACTAGCGCGAGCCGAATCCCTCAGGAGCAGACCATCCCAGAGCAGTGCTGGTCAAAATACTCAAAATAGCACCCAGAGTTCTGAGCCTGTCTTTCCTAGCTCTGACAGACCTGATGAGCCTGCCACTCCTCGCCCTCCACAGGACCAGCCATCGCTGGAGGACCAAGTATCCGCTAATCTCTACGTTGTCCGCCCTTTCGGACTGGACAGGACAATCAACCTGAGAGATCTGAACCCATCTG ACATGGATCGTCTCATTTCCATCAAGGGTCTTGTCATCCGAACGACACCCGTTATTCCTGACATGAAGGATGCCTTTTTCCGCTGCAATGTTTGCAACCATTCCGTCAATGTCGGCCTTGACCGAGGAAAGATTCGCGAACCAACTGAGTGTCCTCGCCAGATCTGCAAATCAAAGAACTCCATGCAAATTGTCCACAACAGATGCTCCTTTGAGGACAAGCAAGTCATTAAGCTGCAAGAAACCCCAGACGCCGTGCCCGCCGGTCAGACTCCTCACTCAGTTTCAGTCTGCGTGTATAACGAACTCGTGGACTTCTGCAAGGCAGGTGATCGAGTGCAGTTGACGGGCATCTTTCGAGTCAGCCCTGTGCGTGTGAACCCGCGCCAACGCGCCATCAAGAGCGTCTACAAGACGTACGTTGATGTTCTTCACGTCCAAAAAGTTGACAAGAAGCGCATGGGAGCCGACCCAACCACCCTCGGcattgaaggtgaagaggacgcagacaatggcagcaacgAGCTGGAGCAAACTCGTGTTATTACCCCTGAAGAGGAAGCCAAGATTCGAGAGACTGCTGCCCGCGATGACATCTATGACCTTTTGGCCCGTTCGCTTGCACCCTCGCTGTACGAAATGGACGATGTCAAGAAGGGTATCCTCCTCCAGCTGTTTGGCGGTACCAACAAGACGTTCCAAAAAGGCGGTAGCCCAAAGTACAGAGGCGACATCAATGTGCTGCTCTGTGGTGACCCTTCCACTGCCAAGTCGCAGATGCTGTCCTATGTCCACAAGATTGCTCCCCGTGGTGTATATACCAGTGGTAAAGGTTCCTCAGCTGTCGGTCTCACGGCATACGTGACTCGCGACCCAGAAACCAAGCAACTTGTGCTCGAGTCCGGTGCACTGGTCCTGTCAGATGGTGGTGTCTGCTGCATCGACGAGTTCGACAAGATGTCAGATGCAACCCGATCCGTTCTCCACGAAGTCATGGAACAGCAGACAGTCTCCGTCGCCAAAGCaggcatcatcaccactctCAACGCCAGAACAAGCATCCTCGCCTCTGCCAACCCCATCGGCAGTCGCTACAACCCCGACCTCTCAGTTCCCCAGAATATTGACCTCCCCCCTACCCTCCTCTCCCGTTTCGACCTGGTCTATCTTATCCTCGACCGAGTCGACGAAAAGATGGACAAGCGTCTCGCCAAGCATCTCCTCTCTCTCTACATCGAAGACAAGCCTCACTCCGCCCCCTCGAACAACGACATCCTTCCCGTCGAGTTCCTCACGCTCTACATATCCTACGCCCGCTCTCAAATCCAACCCACCATCTCACGAGAAGCTGGTGAGGAACTCGTCAAAGCCTACGTTGCCATGCGGGCTCTCGGTCAGGACGTCCGCGCCGCAGAGAAGCGCATCACCGCCACAACCCGTCAGCTCGAATCCATGATCCGTCTCTCCGAAGCTCACGCCAAGATGCGACTTTCCCACACCGTAACCAAGGAAGACGTTCGCGAAGCCAATCGTCTGATTCAAAGTGCCCTCAAGACAGCGGCCACTGACTCCCAAGGCCGCATTGACATGTCTCTCTTGACTGAGGGGACGAGCGCCGCAGACCGCAAGCGTCGCGGAGAACTGAGAGAGGCTGTTCTCAAGTTGTTGGATGACATGACTGCCGGAGGAAACAGCGTCCGTTGGAGCGACGTGTCGAAGCGCTTGGCTGATGGCGCGAGTATACCTGTTGAGACGGCCGAGTTCAATGAGGTCATGAGGGCTTTGGAGACGGAGAATCTGATCATGGTGAATGGTGAGGGTGCCAGGAGGAGCGTGCGACGAGTAACGGCTGTTGTGTAG
- a CDS encoding coatomer zeta subunit (similar to Metarhizium acridum CQMa 102 XP_007809319.1) encodes MSPGMSLFSVQAVLILGTEDGARILAKYYSPPHATTTGSATSTNPYPDLKAQKAFEKGLIEKTAKQTGDIILYDNRIVLYKLESDVMIYVVGSLDENEILLYNTVLAIRDSLHLVFKQSVDKRTIIENYDLVSLAIDEIVDDGIILETDPTIIVQRVSRAPTQDVPIGRIDLSEQGVNNLAQLGKSKLADWLRQGL; translated from the exons ATGTCTCCCGGAATGTCACTCTTCTCAGTCCAAGCCGTCCTCATTCTCGGGACAGAGGACGGCGCCCGAATCCTCGCCAAATACTACTCTCCCCCTcatgccaccaccacag GCAGCGCAACATCCACCAACCCCTACCCCGATTTGAAAGCCCAAAAGGCCTTCGAAAAGGGCCTCATCGAAAAGACGGCCAAGCAAACCGGCGACATCATCCTCTACGACAACAGAATCGTCCTTTACAAGCTCGAGTCCGACGTCATGATCTACGTGGTGGGCAGTCTTGACGAGAACGAGATTTTGCTGTACAACACAGTCCTCGCGATCCGGGACTCCTTACACCTCGTCTTCAA ACAATCCGTCGACAAGCGCACCATCATCGAAAACTACGACCTCGTCTCCCTCGCCATTGACGAAATCGTCGACGACGGCATCATCCTCGAGACAGACCccaccatcatcgtccaGCGCGTCAGCAGAGCACCCACGCAGGATGTGCCCATCGGCCGCATCGACCTCAGCGAGCAGGGTGTCAATAATCTAGCGCAACTGGGCAAGTCAAAGCTGGCGGATTGGTTACGGCAGGGCCTGTAA